The Actinocorallia herbida DNA window GGACCGTCGCCGCCAGCGCGGCCGCTCGCGCGGTTCGTCTCATCTCAAACATCCTTCCACCAGGGCATACGCGACTTCGTAGGCCATACCGGGCGGAATACTATGGTGAACAAGTAGGAAAAGTCGAATTCGACGGTATCCGTGTGTATACGTTAGAGTCCACGGGTGATCTACGAGCGGTTGCGTGAGGACGTCCTGGCAGGCCGGTTCCCTTCGGGAGCCCCGCTTCTGGAGACGGTCCTGGCCGCCCAGTACGGCGTCTCCCGGACCCCCGTGCGCGAAGCCCTCACCCGGCTCGCGCAAGACGGCCTGCTCAAGCGCGCGGCGCGCGGCTACGAAGTCCGCGCGGGCACCCCGGAAGACGTCCTGGAGATCTACGAGGCCCGCATCGCCCTGGAAGGCCAGGCCGCCGCTTCCGCCGCCGAACGCCGCACCGACCTCGACCTCGTCCGGCTCCGCCACCTCCACGAAGAGGCCTCCGACCCCGCCACCGCCCGCGAAGCCAACTCCCGCTGGCACCGCGCCCTATGGCAGGCCGCCCACAACGCCACCATCGAGGCCCTCCTCACCCGCCTCACCGCCCAGCTCCGGATCTACGACCGCACCCCCCACGAGACCCCCGAAGACCTCGCCCACACCCGCACCGAACACACCGCCCTCCTCGACGCCATAGCCGCCCGCGACCCCGCCACCGCCCGCACCACCGCCACCCACCACCTCACCCGCTCCCGAGACCTCCGCCTCCAATCCTTCGCCCGAGAACTCCCCGACCAGCACCTCTGAGCCCGGCCGCGGCTCCTCGTGGCGGGCCCGGTGGAGAGCCCCGATCCCGCTCCGACCTCGTCAGGCGAGGGGGAGGGTGACGTCTATGCGGGTGCCGGTGGGGGTGTCGGCGACGGTGGCGGTGCCCTGGTGGGCGTGGGCTATCTCGCGGACGATGGCGAGGCCGAGGCCGCTGCCGCCGGTGTCCTTGGTGCGGGAGGCGTCGAGGCGGGTGAAGCGTTCGAAGACGGCTTCGCGCATGTTCGGGGGGATGGAGTCGCCGTCGTTCTCTACCTGGAGGACGGCGTAGGGGCCGTCGGGGTGGATGCGGACGGTGACGTGGGAGGTGGCGTGGCGCAGGGCGTTGTCGAGGAGGTTGGTGAAAAGGCGGGCCAGGTTGAGGCGGGAGCCTTCGACATAAGTGGGGGTCCCTTCGAGGTCGATCCGGCCGTCGAGCCGGCGGCGGTCCAGTTCGTCCCGGACGAGGCGGGCCAGGTCGAGGCGCTCCTTGTCGCCGACCGCGCCGGAGTCCAGGCGGCTGAGCACGAGCAGGTCCTCGATGATCTCCTGGAGGCGGTCGACGCTGACCGTCAGGCGTTCCGCGGTCGAGGCCCAGTCGGTCTCGTCGGGGTGGAGCATGGCCCCGTCGAGTTCGGCGCGCATCGCCGTGACGGGGGTGCGGAGGTCATGGGAGGTGTTGGAGGTGAACTCGCGTTCACGGCGGAGCGAGGACTCGAGGCGGTCGAGCATCTCGTTCGCCGTCACCGCGAGCGCGCGCAGCTCGTCGTGGTGCGCGGGCAAGACGATCCGGCTGCCCAGCGCGCGGCCGCCCGCGACGGACGCGCCGATGTCCCGCGCGGCCCTGCGGATGTGCTCGACGGGCCTGAGCGCGCGGCCGACGACGAGGGCCGTGCCGAGGGCGGTGAGGCAGAGCAGGAACAGGCTCCCGATGGCGAGCTGGGCGAGGAACCCGTCGCTGATGTACCAGGGCACGGTGTCGTCGAAGGAGTAGACGTACCAGTCGCCGTCGGGCTCGTAGACCCGGAACACCACGACGATCTTGCAGTCGGGCATGCCGGGCATGTCGCACCGGACCCCGGTGCCCGTCGTGTCGTCGGCCGGGGGGATCAGATCCGACAGCCGCTCCTGCGCCGAGAGGGTGCCCGTGCCCGCGGCGACCACGCCCTTGGCGTCGATGACCTGGATGGTGCCCTCTTCGGCGACCTTCGGCGGGATCACCCGCGGCAGGTCGGCCCGCTTGATCAGGTGGACGGTCTTGAGCGCGGCGCCCTGGGCCCTCTCGATCTGGTGGGTGACGGCCTGGCCGTGGTTGACCAGCGTCAGCAGGGACGAGGCGACGACGCAGAGGACCGCCATCACGGCGGTGGCGATGACGGTGAGGCGCGTCCGGATCGACCAGGTGTTCATCGCGGGTCCCGGCCGGGCGCACGAAGCACCGCACGCGGCGGACCGAGCGCGCAGGGTCGTCGGCCGACCGCGGAATCCGGCACCTTCCCCCTCCCCGACGTGCGCGATGCGCTTACTGACGCGGCATCTGCCCTGCTGAGGGGGTATTGCCACGTACGCGTCCACACGAAGACCCGAACGGGTCAAATTCCCGGCAAGTCTGCCTGTGGACCTTACGCGGGGTCCGCTCTAGGCTCGCGGCCAACGAGGCGGGAGGCGGCGGTGGACGACCCCGAGGGCTGGCGGACCGAACCTCTGGCGGGCGGCGGACCGGACCGCGAGCCGCCGCGATGGCTGCGCCTCGCCCGCTCCCTGGCGGAATCGCGCGGTGTGCGGGCGCTCGGCGCCGCGGTCACGTGCGCCGTGGTCGCCGGACTCGCCTTCCGGGTCCTCGACGTCCCGGACCGCCCCACCGAACAGGAACGGCCGACCGGGCCCGTCGCGAAACTCTCGCCCGGCGTCGGCAGGCTGTGGCACGGCGACACCTGGTACGCGAGCGACACCCTCGTCCCCGACCTCGACGGCATCCCGCCCACTGCCGACCCCGCAGCGCGCGCGCTGGCGATCCTGGGCCACGCGGCGCCCGGGGCGCGGACCGCGAGCCTGTTCACGCTCCTCGCGCTGGACGCGCCGATCAGGGTGGAGGGCGTCCGCGTCGACCACCTCCGGTGCGAGGCCCCGGTCGCGGGCACCCTCCTCGTCACGCATGCCGGAGGCGCCGGAACCGGCGAGCCCGTCGTCGGGCTCACCGTCGATCTCGACGCCCCGGAGCCGTCGGCGACGCGCCTGGACTCCCCGGGCACGCCCTTCCCCGGCCTGCCCCTGGACGCCTTCCAGGCGCACAGGTTCGAGGTCGTCTTCACCTCGGCCCGGCACTGCCGCTTCCTCGCCCGGCTCGTCGTCTCCTCGCGGGGCCGGACGTCCGCCCTCGACCTGTCGAGCGAGACCCGCCCCGAGGCGGCCGCCCCGATCGGCTTCGAGGTGACCGGCCCCGCCGCGCGCTACGAAAACGCCTACGCCGTCGTCGGGGAGGGCGAGAAGGCCCGGATCGCCCGGCGGGATCCGCGCACGATCACCGTCGCGGACGGCGACCTCGTCCTTCCCGCTCCCTGAGCGCGGGACTCCCGGGCGTCAGGGTCCGGCGGGGGTGCGGGCCGCGGTGAGGGCGCGGACGGTCTCCACGAGGGTGGCGCGGCGGCGGTCCAGGGCGATCTCCTGGTCCTGCTCGTCGAGGACCAGGCGGCAGAGCTGGGGGACGGCGAAGTTCCAGGCCACGAGGCCGAGCAGGGTGAACATCCAGTCCTGGGCGGCCCGGGTGCGGGGCTCGCCTTCGGGGAAGGCGTCGGCGGCTCCGCCCTCGACGAGGTCGTTGACGACGGCGACGTAGCCCTCGCGGCGTTCGGCCTCACCGACGACGGGTCCGCCGGCGGTCTCCAGGGCCTCCCACAGGAGCAGGCGGATCAGGTCGGGGTGCTCGCGGTACCAGTCGAAGAGCTGGCCGACGCTCTCCCCCGCGGCCGCCGGGTCGAGGAGGTCGGCGTGGCACACCTCGTCGACCTTGGCCTGGACGACGCTGCCGAACAGCGCCTCCTTGTTGCCGAAGTACAGGTAGATCGCCTGCTTGTTGGCCTTGGCGGCGGTCGCGATGCGGTCGACGCGCGCGCCGGCGAGGCCGTGCGCGGCGAACTCCGCCGAGGCCGCCAGGAAGATGCGGCGGCGGGTCTCCTCGGCGTCGTAGCTCATGCCGAAAGAATAAACCATCCGGTTGACATTTCGCCTGAGCGGGTCCAAGGTTTAAACCAACCGGATGGTTTATTCAGGAGGAACTTCCATGAGCGTCACCGCACTCGCGCCCGCCCCCGTCCGCTCCCCGCTGCCCGACGGCCTGGCCGGCTCGACCGTCGTCGTCCTCGGCGGCACCTCGGGCATCGGCCTCGCCGCCGGGCGCCTCCTGCACGGGGTCGGCGCCCGCGTCGTCCTCGTCGGCCGCGACCGGAACCGGCTGGACTCCGCCGTCGCGGAGGTCTCCGCCGGAGACGCGGCGGGCACCGTCCTCGGCGCGACCGCGGACGCCGCCGACGAGGACGCCGTCCGCGCCGTCTTCGACCTGGCGGGCCGGGTGGACCACGTCCTGCTCACGGCGGGCAGCCTCACCGGAGGCGGCCCGCTGGAGACGCTGACCGCCGAAAGCGTCCGCGCCGCCTTCGACGGCCGGGTCTGGGCCGCGCTCGCCGCCGCGCGGGTGGCCGCCGAACGCCTGCCCGCGGGCGGCTCGATCACCCTGACCTCGGGTCTGTTCACCATCCGGCCCATCCCGGGCGTGAGCGGCGCCGCCGCCGCGATCGGCGGTGTCGAGACCCTGGCCCCCGCCCTCGCCGTCGAACTCGCCCCGCGCCGCCTGCGCGTCAACGCCGTCCGCTACGGCTCGTTCGACACCCCGCTCATGCGCACCCTCGGCGGCCTCCCCACCGACGAGGCCATCGCCGCCGCCGGCAGCACCACCCCCCTGGGCCGCTACGGCACCCCCGAAGAGGCCGCGGCCGCCGCCATCCTCCTCATGTCCAACACCTACATCACCGGCCAGATCCTCACCATCGACGGCGCCCAAAGCCTCGCCTGATCGCCCGGACGACGGGGCGGGGGACCCGCCGAGGTTCCCCGTCCCCGGAAGGCCGACGACCGGAGAAGGTCGGATTAGCGGGTCGTGGGCCTCGCGTCAGAGGGGGGAGGCGAGGTGGTGGGCGGCCAGGGCCGCGAGGAGGCCTGCGGTGATGGTGGTGAGGGTGTAGGTGGTGGCGCGGAGGGGGAGGCGGTCGGCGGTGGCGAGGCGGTAGGTGTCGTAGGAGAAGGTGGAGTAGGTGGTGAGGGCGCCGCAGACGCCGGTGGCGGCGAAGGACATGACGCCGTCGTTCGGGGAGAGGGCGAGGAGGAGGCCCAGGAGGGCGGAGCCCGTGA harbors:
- a CDS encoding GntR family transcriptional regulator, with amino-acid sequence MIYERLREDVLAGRFPSGAPLLETVLAAQYGVSRTPVREALTRLAQDGLLKRAARGYEVRAGTPEDVLEIYEARIALEGQAAASAAERRTDLDLVRLRHLHEEASDPATAREANSRWHRALWQAAHNATIEALLTRLTAQLRIYDRTPHETPEDLAHTRTEHTALLDAIAARDPATARTTATHHLTRSRDLRLQSFARELPDQHL
- a CDS encoding SDR family oxidoreductase; amino-acid sequence: MSVTALAPAPVRSPLPDGLAGSTVVVLGGTSGIGLAAGRLLHGVGARVVLVGRDRNRLDSAVAEVSAGDAAGTVLGATADAADEDAVRAVFDLAGRVDHVLLTAGSLTGGGPLETLTAESVRAAFDGRVWAALAAARVAAERLPAGGSITLTSGLFTIRPIPGVSGAAAAIGGVETLAPALAVELAPRRLRVNAVRYGSFDTPLMRTLGGLPTDEAIAAAGSTTPLGRYGTPEEAAAAAILLMSNTYITGQILTIDGAQSLA
- a CDS encoding sensor histidine kinase; this encodes MNTWSIRTRLTVIATAVMAVLCVVASSLLTLVNHGQAVTHQIERAQGAALKTVHLIKRADLPRVIPPKVAEEGTIQVIDAKGVVAAGTGTLSAQERLSDLIPPADDTTGTGVRCDMPGMPDCKIVVVFRVYEPDGDWYVYSFDDTVPWYISDGFLAQLAIGSLFLLCLTALGTALVVGRALRPVEHIRRAARDIGASVAGGRALGSRIVLPAHHDELRALAVTANEMLDRLESSLRREREFTSNTSHDLRTPVTAMRAELDGAMLHPDETDWASTAERLTVSVDRLQEIIEDLLVLSRLDSGAVGDKERLDLARLVRDELDRRRLDGRIDLEGTPTYVEGSRLNLARLFTNLLDNALRHATSHVTVRIHPDGPYAVLQVENDGDSIPPNMREAVFERFTRLDASRTKDTGGSGLGLAIVREIAHAHQGTATVADTPTGTRIDVTLPLA
- a CDS encoding TetR/AcrR family transcriptional regulator, translated to MSYDAEETRRRIFLAASAEFAAHGLAGARVDRIATAAKANKQAIYLYFGNKEALFGSVVQAKVDEVCHADLLDPAAAGESVGQLFDWYREHPDLIRLLLWEALETAGGPVVGEAERREGYVAVVNDLVEGGAADAFPEGEPRTRAAQDWMFTLLGLVAWNFAVPQLCRLVLDEQDQEIALDRRRATLVETVRALTAARTPAGP
- a CDS encoding fluoride efflux transporter FluC, with the protein product MTLLLVALGGSLGALLRYLTDRLIHYRYAPAFPWATFTVNVTGSALLGLLLALSPNDGVMSFAATGVCGALTTYSTFSYDTYRLATADRLPLRATTYTLTTITAGLLAALAAHHLASPL